One genomic segment of Streptomyces sp. RKND-216 includes these proteins:
- a CDS encoding class I SAM-dependent methyltransferase encodes MAVTERQTVRWAEDGEDRSARWRSESGARPPKQVAPADDRTRADAAYRLACEGTALLWRGDYVGARQLLTALTRRVDRPSRGRAQGGEDPAAAFHRHRARQAQRARILGMLLVPVEAANGRWTVPLRRAPDVDGACRGAYGPPDAAETVLISLRELLGLIGAHEWHRKGVPVPALGGARVHPCYGVFSPVRGEYVDLVAEAPLPPRAEELAWDVGTGSGVLAAVLARRGVRHVVATDQDPRALACARENLDRLVPGGAARGVVEVVEADLFPAGSPRAAAAPSLVVCNPPWLPAKPTSAVERAVYDPGSGMLRAFLEGLPGRLGEDGGEGWLILSDLAELIGLRTRDDLLGWIGAAGLRVAGRLDTRPVHRRATAPDPDDPLHAARSAEVTTLWRLTHA; translated from the coding sequence GTGGCCGTGACCGAACGCCAGACCGTCCGCTGGGCCGAGGACGGCGAAGACCGCTCGGCCCGCTGGCGTTCCGAGAGCGGCGCCCGTCCGCCGAAGCAGGTGGCCCCCGCCGACGACCGCACCCGGGCCGACGCCGCCTACAGGCTCGCCTGCGAGGGCACGGCGCTGCTGTGGCGCGGCGACTACGTCGGGGCCCGCCAGCTCCTCACGGCGCTGACCCGCCGCGTCGACCGCCCGTCCCGGGGGCGTGCGCAGGGCGGCGAGGACCCGGCCGCGGCGTTCCACCGTCACCGTGCGCGGCAGGCCCAACGCGCCCGCATCCTGGGCATGCTGCTCGTGCCCGTGGAGGCGGCGAACGGACGGTGGACCGTGCCGCTGCGGCGTGCGCCCGACGTCGACGGCGCCTGCCGCGGCGCCTACGGGCCGCCCGACGCGGCCGAGACGGTACTGATCTCGCTGCGCGAACTGCTGGGCCTGATCGGCGCCCACGAGTGGCATCGCAAGGGAGTGCCGGTCCCGGCCCTGGGGGGCGCCCGCGTCCACCCGTGCTACGGCGTGTTCTCCCCGGTGCGCGGCGAGTACGTCGACCTGGTCGCCGAGGCGCCGCTGCCGCCCCGCGCGGAGGAGCTGGCCTGGGACGTCGGCACCGGCAGCGGGGTGCTCGCCGCCGTGCTCGCGCGGCGCGGCGTCCGGCACGTGGTGGCCACCGACCAGGACCCGCGCGCGCTGGCCTGCGCCCGGGAGAACCTGGACCGTCTCGTCCCGGGCGGTGCCGCTCGCGGTGTCGTCGAGGTCGTGGAGGCCGACCTGTTTCCCGCCGGGTCGCCGCGCGCGGCCGCCGCGCCGTCGCTGGTGGTCTGCAATCCTCCCTGGCTGCCCGCCAAACCGACGTCCGCCGTCGAACGCGCGGTCTACGACCCGGGCAGCGGGATGCTGCGGGCGTTCCTGGAGGGCCTGCCCGGGCGCTTGGGCGAGGACGGCGGCGAGGGCTGGCTGATCCTCTCCGACCTGGCCGAACTGATCGGCCTGCGCACGCGGGACGACCTCCTGGGCTGGATCGGTGCCGCCGGACTGCGGGTGGCCGGCCGGCTCGACACCCGTCCCGTCCACCGGCGAGCCACCGCCCCCGACCCCGACGACCCGCTGCACGCGGCCCGTTCAGCGGAGGTCACCACCCTCTGGCGCCTCACCCACGCCTGA
- a CDS encoding anti-sigma regulatory factor, giving the protein MSQIAGEPGDKDFVEVRLPAAGAYLSVLRTATAGLAARLDFTLDEIEDLRIAVDEACAILLQQAVPGSVLSCVFELIDESLRVTVSAPTTDGRAPERDTFAWTVLAALAGEVDSTVSEDRTVSISLRKQRGTGPDPS; this is encoded by the coding sequence GTGTCCCAGATCGCAGGCGAGCCCGGAGACAAGGACTTCGTCGAGGTCCGGCTGCCCGCCGCGGGCGCCTACCTGTCCGTGCTGCGGACGGCCACGGCCGGTCTCGCGGCCCGCTTGGACTTCACCCTGGACGAGATCGAGGACCTGCGGATCGCGGTCGACGAGGCGTGCGCGATCCTGCTCCAGCAGGCCGTGCCCGGCTCGGTGCTCAGCTGCGTGTTCGAGCTGATCGACGAGTCACTGCGGGTGACGGTCTCCGCCCCGACCACCGACGGCCGTGCCCCCGAGCGCGACACCTTCGCCTGGACGGTGCTCGCCGCCCTCGCGGGCGAGGTCGACTCGACGGTGTCGGAGGACCGGACGGTCAGCATCAGCCTGCGCAAGCAGCGCGGTACGGGTCCGGATCCGTCGTGA
- a CDS encoding snapalysin family zinc-dependent metalloprotease: MRNIRTALAASLAVGMAVAGLAAAPASVSADSGSSSVVAAYEGGAKSEQAQNRAFFEAVWEKAQERQDAKPGFQAITLYYNDSAAPSFQSEISQSASIWNSSVSSVTLAETSGSGDFDYREGNDPRGSYASTDGRGHGYIFLDYAQNETYDSLRVTSHETGHVLGLPDNYSGPCSELMSGGGPGPSCTNAYPNSTESARVDQIFG, encoded by the coding sequence ATGAGAAACATCAGGACCGCCCTCGCCGCCTCGCTCGCCGTCGGCATGGCCGTCGCCGGTCTCGCCGCGGCGCCGGCCTCCGTCTCCGCCGACTCCGGCTCCAGCTCCGTCGTCGCGGCCTACGAGGGTGGCGCCAAGTCCGAGCAGGCCCAGAACCGCGCCTTCTTCGAGGCCGTCTGGGAGAAGGCGCAGGAGCGCCAGGACGCCAAGCCCGGCTTCCAGGCCATCACCCTCTACTACAACGACTCCGCCGCCCCCTCCTTCCAGAGCGAGATCTCGCAGAGCGCCTCGATCTGGAACTCCTCGGTCAGCAGCGTCACCCTGGCCGAGACCTCCGGCAGCGGCGACTTCGACTACCGCGAGGGCAACGACCCGCGCGGCAGCTACGCCTCGACCGACGGTCGCGGTCACGGCTACATCTTCCTGGACTACGCCCAGAACGAGACCTACGACTCGCTGCGGGTCACCTCGCACGAGACCGGTCACGTGCTCGGCCTGCCGGACAACTACAGCGGCCCGTGCAGCGAGCTGATGTCCGGCGGCGGCCCCGGCCCGTCCTGCACCAACGCCTACCCGAACTCCACGGAGAGCGCGAGGGTCGACCAGATCTTCGGCTGA
- a CDS encoding radical SAM protein, with amino-acid sequence MPATNKPISYDFHGDTPFTVPFAEIDPADIHIYLDLDTKVGRNTCGQKCTHCWFVNYEKVYDKSFAMDEGPRILEGLQSHGYQVYPRYVDSFAYGGEFMRIYGPANNREFRQEADHIPTETMEKGDAWTSGRPLLGDDYVELLDLARESGYGTISITYHGVLDENLAVIDDGSYPIKGVFSGADTEKVLQRIADYNARRRADGSETADAFRVNIGVTVGRHNHGRESLLRYARYFNKLGVDTVRFNNFSDHGGRHPGLRLSREEIEQAYRDFRWLHDTVELDFQLGVSEDFGTFGIKAMGFPGHVGWCRAGRQLFAAIPAEETVLSEDGPERREKIGDIVGCVNTFEPHLGILVRTVVEGEDDARYDLEFDHEAIQAFTDKRMAGVYKDGCFAPELSEELGLVSRVPQRRRLPLLVEPTA; translated from the coding sequence ATGCCTGCCACCAACAAGCCGATTTCTTACGACTTTCACGGCGACACGCCGTTCACCGTCCCGTTCGCCGAGATAGACCCCGCCGACATCCACATCTACCTCGACCTCGACACCAAGGTCGGCCGGAACACCTGCGGCCAGAAGTGCACGCACTGCTGGTTCGTCAACTACGAGAAGGTCTACGACAAGTCCTTCGCGATGGACGAGGGCCCGCGCATCCTGGAGGGCCTGCAGAGCCACGGCTACCAGGTCTACCCGCGCTACGTGGACAGCTTCGCCTACGGCGGCGAGTTCATGCGCATCTACGGCCCGGCGAACAACCGCGAGTTCCGCCAGGAAGCCGACCACATCCCCACCGAGACCATGGAGAAGGGCGACGCCTGGACGAGTGGCCGGCCGCTGCTCGGCGACGACTACGTCGAGCTTCTGGACCTGGCGCGGGAGAGCGGCTACGGCACGATCTCCATCACCTACCACGGCGTACTCGACGAGAACCTGGCGGTGATCGACGACGGCAGCTACCCGATCAAGGGCGTGTTCAGCGGCGCCGACACGGAGAAGGTGCTGCAGCGGATCGCCGACTACAACGCGCGCCGCCGTGCCGACGGCTCCGAGACCGCGGACGCGTTCCGCGTCAACATCGGCGTCACCGTCGGCCGCCACAACCACGGGCGCGAGTCCCTGCTGCGCTACGCGCGGTACTTCAACAAGCTCGGCGTCGACACAGTGCGCTTCAACAACTTCAGCGACCACGGCGGCCGGCACCCCGGGCTGCGGCTGTCCCGCGAGGAGATCGAGCAGGCGTACCGCGACTTCCGCTGGCTGCACGACACCGTGGAGCTGGACTTCCAGCTCGGCGTCAGTGAGGACTTCGGGACGTTCGGCATCAAGGCCATGGGCTTCCCCGGGCACGTCGGCTGGTGCCGCGCCGGCCGGCAGTTGTTCGCCGCGATCCCCGCGGAGGAGACCGTGCTGTCCGAGGACGGTCCGGAGCGCCGGGAGAAGATCGGCGACATCGTCGGCTGCGTCAACACCTTCGAGCCCCACCTGGGCATCCTGGTCCGCACCGTCGTCGAGGGCGAGGACGACGCCCGCTACGACCTCGAGTTCGACCATGAGGCCATCCAGGCGTTCACCGACAAGCGGATGGCGGGCGTCTACAAGGACGGCTGCTTCGCCCCCGAGCTGTCCGAGGAACTCGGGCTCGTCTCGCGCGTGCCGCAGCGCCGCCGGCTGCCGCTGCTCGTCGAGCCGACGGCCTGA
- a CDS encoding RNA polymerase sigma factor SigF encodes MTEHEAREAWAGRHEAAGPGIPEQHARPHPEGNGGAVGERSEHRRSEQAGQADSMDEQRQERQGRPGGAIGGRGHTPQDRSAARALFVELRALPDGSPEHAELRNRLVRMHLPLVEHLARRFRNRGEPLDDLTQVATIGLIKSVDRFDPDRGVEFSTYATPTVVGEIKRHFRDKGWAVRVPRRLQELRLSLTSATAELSQQHGRAPTVHELAQRLKISEEEVLEGLESANAYSTLSLDVPDTDDESPAVADTLGAEDDALEGVEYRESLKPLLEELPPREKKILLLRFFGNMTQSQIAQEVGISQMHVSRLLARTLAQLRDRLLVEE; translated from the coding sequence GTGACGGAACACGAGGCACGAGAAGCATGGGCGGGTCGCCACGAGGCGGCCGGCCCGGGCATTCCCGAGCAGCACGCCCGCCCGCACCCGGAGGGGAACGGCGGAGCGGTCGGTGAACGGTCCGAGCATCGACGATCGGAGCAGGCAGGGCAGGCGGACTCGATGGACGAGCAGCGGCAGGAGCGCCAAGGACGCCCGGGCGGCGCCATCGGCGGCCGGGGGCACACCCCGCAGGACCGCAGCGCCGCGCGCGCCCTCTTCGTCGAGCTGCGGGCACTGCCGGACGGCTCTCCGGAACACGCGGAGCTGCGCAACCGGCTGGTGCGAATGCACCTTCCACTGGTCGAGCACCTGGCCCGCCGCTTCCGCAACCGCGGCGAGCCCCTGGACGACCTGACGCAGGTCGCCACGATCGGCCTGATCAAGTCGGTCGACCGCTTCGACCCGGACCGCGGCGTGGAGTTCTCCACCTACGCGACGCCGACCGTGGTCGGTGAGATCAAGCGTCACTTCCGCGACAAGGGCTGGGCGGTACGCGTGCCGCGGCGGCTCCAGGAGCTGCGGCTGTCGCTGACCTCGGCCACCGCCGAGCTGTCCCAGCAGCACGGCAGGGCTCCGACGGTGCACGAGCTGGCGCAGCGACTGAAGATCTCCGAGGAGGAGGTCCTCGAAGGGCTGGAGTCGGCCAACGCCTACAGCACGCTGTCGCTGGACGTGCCGGACACCGACGACGAGTCCCCCGCCGTCGCGGACACCCTCGGCGCGGAGGACGACGCGCTGGAGGGCGTGGAGTACCGGGAGTCGCTCAAGCCGCTGCTGGAGGAGCTGCCGCCGCGCGAGAAGAAGATCCTGCTGCTGCGCTTCTTCGGCAACATGACGCAGTCGCAGATCGCCCAGGAGGTCGGCATCTCGCAGATGCACGTCTCGCGGCTGCTGGCGCGCACCCTCGCGCAGCTGCGGGACCGGCTGCTCGTCGAGGAGTGA
- a CDS encoding pyridoxal-phosphate dependent enzyme, which translates to MRDLAGLRAGARLPSPLVEIDDARFARHGVRLTLKRDDLIHPEIPGNKWRKLVPNLAAAVEGGRRTLLTFGGAYSHHLRATAAAGRLLGLRTVGVVRGGELAERPLNPSLARCAADGMRLHFVSRSDYRRRADPAWVEGLRERFGDFLAVPEGGSNAAAVHGCTELGRELRGRADVAAVACGTGGTLAGLAAGLGGARGRGGAYALGVPVLRGGFLPAEVRRLQGEAFGGPRGAWRTEDRFHFGGYARTSAELEDFAADFAERHGLPRLERVYVAKLLFGLCTLAGEGAFAPGSTVTAVITAGGGAPEGAAEPGACPGAGSPGHER; encoded by the coding sequence CTGCGCGACCTGGCCGGCCTCCGCGCCGGAGCGCGTCTGCCCTCGCCGCTGGTCGAGATCGACGACGCGCGCTTCGCCCGGCACGGTGTGCGGCTCACCCTGAAGCGGGACGACCTGATCCACCCGGAGATCCCGGGCAACAAGTGGCGCAAGCTGGTGCCGAACCTCGCGGCGGCCGTCGAGGGCGGCCGGCGCACCCTGCTCACCTTCGGCGGCGCCTACTCCCATCATCTGCGGGCGACGGCTGCGGCCGGACGCCTGCTGGGGCTCCGGACGGTGGGCGTCGTACGCGGCGGGGAACTGGCGGAGCGCCCACTGAACCCCTCCCTCGCCCGCTGTGCCGCGGACGGCATGCGGCTGCATTTCGTGTCGCGGTCCGACTACCGGCGCCGCGCCGACCCGGCGTGGGTGGAGGGGCTCCGGGAGCGGTTCGGGGACTTCCTGGCCGTGCCCGAGGGAGGCAGCAACGCCGCAGCGGTCCACGGCTGCACCGAGCTGGGCCGCGAGTTGCGCGGCCGCGCCGACGTGGCGGCGGTGGCCTGCGGCACGGGCGGCACACTGGCCGGCCTCGCCGCCGGGCTCGGCGGAGCGAGGGGACGGGGTGGGGCGTACGCGCTCGGCGTTCCCGTGCTGCGCGGCGGCTTCCTTCCCGCGGAGGTGCGGCGGCTCCAGGGAGAGGCGTTCGGCGGACCGCGCGGCGCGTGGCGCACGGAGGACCGGTTCCACTTCGGCGGCTACGCCCGTACCTCCGCCGAGCTGGAGGACTTCGCCGCGGACTTCGCGGAACGGCACGGCCTGCCACGGCTGGAGCGCGTCTACGTCGCCAAGCTGCTGTTCGGGCTCTGCACACTGGCCGGCGAGGGCGCCTTCGCCCCGGGCAGCACCGTGACCGCCGTGATCACGGCGGGCGGCGGTGCGCCGGAGGGCGCCGCGGAACCCGGCGCGTGCCCCGGCGCGGGGTCGCCCGGCCACGAACGGTGA
- a CDS encoding ATP-dependent carboxylate-amine ligase, producing MRHVLVFAKTPHATTPYEQWLAGTGIEPVVLTSREHAAGYGHLRHVHAFDDYDTNQLVEKTALRLARELDVDAVFARAESDVLRAAQLRDLLDLPGQRTASARAFRDKVVMKDHLAGGPVDVPAYRLLDSAYTAVEFVAEHGYPVVVKPVSESGSLGARVLRDEADLDAYLAAPWRGTSQIETFVPGAMYHVDGLVRDGEPVFVRPFRYLNDCLSFRSDHWMGSVPLAPGDPYHARLVDAVRAVLAQLPTPERTTFHAEFWITPDDRTVFCEVASRTGGGMVARAVRHAFGIDLDKEWLYAECGLPASSGGPAPRPAGGLWIPPSSGVLEHLPTEGAPDCVLESAHTGRAGQVFHGGVKSGLFLAGYVVGGESEEDVAANMEKVAAWFTDAVRWRPADSPDAAGPVDAPETAGATP from the coding sequence ATGCGCCACGTCCTCGTCTTCGCCAAGACGCCCCACGCCACCACGCCCTACGAGCAGTGGCTGGCGGGCACCGGCATCGAGCCGGTCGTCCTGACCAGCCGTGAGCACGCCGCCGGCTACGGCCACCTCCGGCATGTGCACGCCTTCGACGACTACGACACCAACCAGCTCGTCGAGAAGACGGCCCTGCGCCTCGCCCGCGAGCTGGACGTGGACGCCGTCTTCGCCCGGGCCGAGTCGGACGTCCTGCGGGCCGCACAGCTCCGGGACCTGCTGGACCTTCCCGGACAGCGGACCGCGAGCGCCCGTGCCTTCCGCGACAAGGTCGTGATGAAGGACCATCTCGCGGGCGGCCCGGTGGACGTCCCCGCCTACCGTCTCCTCGACTCCGCCTACACGGCCGTGGAGTTCGTCGCCGAGCACGGGTACCCGGTGGTGGTCAAGCCGGTGTCCGAGTCCGGTTCCCTCGGCGCCCGCGTCCTGCGCGACGAAGCCGACCTGGACGCCTACCTCGCCGCTCCCTGGCGCGGGACCAGCCAGATCGAGACCTTCGTCCCGGGCGCGATGTACCACGTGGACGGGCTGGTGCGGGACGGGGAACCCGTCTTCGTGCGTCCCTTCCGCTACCTCAACGACTGCCTCTCCTTCCGCAGCGACCACTGGATGGGCAGCGTTCCGCTGGCGCCCGGGGACCCGTACCACGCCCGCCTCGTCGACGCGGTCCGCGCGGTCCTCGCGCAGCTCCCGACGCCCGAACGGACCACGTTCCACGCGGAATTCTGGATCACCCCGGACGACCGGACGGTGTTCTGCGAGGTCGCCAGCCGCACCGGCGGCGGCATGGTCGCCCGTGCCGTCCGGCACGCCTTCGGCATCGACCTCGACAAGGAGTGGCTCTACGCCGAATGCGGGCTCCCCGCCTCGTCGGGCGGTCCGGCTCCCCGACCGGCCGGCGGCCTGTGGATCCCCCCGTCGAGCGGCGTACTGGAGCACCTTCCGACCGAGGGCGCGCCCGACTGCGTGCTCGAGTCCGCGCACACCGGCCGGGCCGGTCAGGTCTTCCACGGAGGCGTCAAGTCCGGCCTCTTCCTGGCCGGTTACGTCGTCGGTGGGGAATCCGAGGAGGACGTCGCGGCGAACATGGAGAAGGTGGCGGCCTGGTTCACCGACGCGGTCCGCTGGCGTCCCGCCGATTCCCCGGACGCCGCCGGTCCCGTCGATGCCCCCGAGACCGCCGGGGCGACCCCGTGA
- a CDS encoding LysR family transcriptional regulator, which translates to MRHLRALCAIADHGSVHKAARQLGVTQPSLTTQLGRIERALGGRLFTRERTGSRPTPFGLSVLSRARPIVAEMSALISEARDALGVGGGSRLRIGSTGNRAVPGWLRRLHARLPETDTTIRIDVSPSALLQMVADRQLDVAFVHEVAGCPLQVPEGLEQRVLMEREPQFVALPTTHPAARKEEVSLIDLAEDRWMIDPNVDGEWAGLRRVFTAAGLRLQVAHGDYLAGADLVAAGEVVAPAQPTSRARPGLVIRPLAGDPLTVRLVMATRLPLPDAPEGGTDFDAVFADLQDAYREVAWGSPSYRQWLAHHDSPLLHVPAA; encoded by the coding sequence GTGAGACATCTTCGTGCGTTGTGCGCCATCGCCGATCACGGGAGTGTGCACAAGGCGGCCCGGCAGCTCGGGGTCACCCAGCCGTCGTTGACGACCCAGTTGGGACGCATCGAACGCGCCCTGGGCGGACGGCTGTTCACCCGGGAGCGGACGGGGAGCCGGCCCACTCCGTTCGGTCTCTCGGTGCTGAGCCGGGCACGGCCGATCGTCGCCGAGATGAGTGCGCTGATCAGCGAGGCCCGTGACGCGCTCGGTGTCGGCGGCGGGTCCCGGCTGCGCATCGGCAGCACCGGCAACCGTGCCGTCCCCGGCTGGCTCCGGCGCCTGCACGCTCGGCTGCCGGAGACGGACACCACCATCCGCATCGACGTCTCGCCCAGCGCCCTGCTCCAGATGGTCGCCGACCGCCAGCTCGACGTCGCCTTCGTGCACGAGGTGGCCGGCTGCCCGCTGCAGGTGCCGGAGGGTCTCGAGCAGCGCGTGCTGATGGAGCGTGAACCGCAGTTCGTGGCGCTGCCCACGACGCACCCGGCGGCGCGCAAGGAGGAGGTCTCCCTCATCGACCTGGCGGAGGACCGCTGGATGATCGACCCCAACGTGGACGGCGAATGGGCGGGACTGCGGCGGGTGTTCACGGCGGCGGGGCTCCGGCTCCAGGTCGCGCACGGCGACTACCTCGCGGGGGCCGACCTGGTCGCGGCGGGCGAGGTGGTCGCCCCGGCCCAGCCCACCTCGCGGGCGCGTCCGGGGCTGGTCATCCGGCCGTTGGCCGGCGACCCGCTGACCGTGCGGCTGGTGATGGCGACCCGGCTCCCGCTGCCCGACGCCCCCGAGGGCGGCACCGACTTCGACGCGGTTTTCGCCGATCTCCAGGACGCCTACCGCGAGGTCGCGTGGGGTTCGCCGTCCTACCGCCAGTGGCTCGCCCATCACGACAGCCCTCTCCTCCACGTCCCCGCGGCCTGA
- a CDS encoding ATP-grasp domain-containing protein has product MTLVVLGANPTVARAADTLPCEIVHLRLTGTADGAAGAPAEGGTGSRSQVHVVDFLDRTALLPFLDEVVRPLGPLAVVSLTELGLEPAALAAQHLGVTGLDPGVVRATRDKYRMRQLLEQRVPHLNPAFARGDDKDAVATLFARYPSVVAKPVDGFGSNAVALLERLDDLPDDRRTPATLLEQFVEGREYSVEALSANGRHAVVGIAQKGTTAGFVEVSHLMPPPSLDERRQLLVENAVAELLDALGVTDGPSHTEVKLDGDKVVVIETHNRLGGDGIADLVRLTTGLDWRAAALGWPLGTDPPRVAPTAPAAATVFFTAPPGRVTAVADPPAPTHGTLVDWDLSVRPGDEVGALRSSADRLGSATLVAESRSDCLAAVGELTAVPVVVTQRDD; this is encoded by the coding sequence GTGACACTGGTGGTCCTCGGGGCGAACCCGACCGTCGCGCGGGCAGCCGACACCCTCCCCTGCGAGATCGTGCACCTCCGCCTGACCGGTACGGCCGACGGCGCGGCCGGCGCCCCGGCCGAGGGCGGAACGGGCTCCCGCAGCCAGGTGCACGTCGTCGACTTCCTCGACCGGACCGCGCTGCTGCCCTTCCTCGACGAGGTGGTCCGGCCTCTCGGCCCGCTCGCCGTGGTCTCACTCACCGAACTCGGACTGGAACCGGCGGCCCTGGCCGCACAGCACCTCGGCGTCACCGGGCTGGACCCCGGCGTCGTACGCGCCACCCGCGACAAGTACCGCATGCGGCAGCTGCTGGAGCAGCGCGTTCCGCACCTGAACCCCGCCTTCGCCCGCGGCGACGACAAGGACGCCGTCGCCACCCTCTTCGCGCGCTACCCCTCGGTGGTCGCCAAGCCCGTGGACGGGTTCGGCAGCAACGCCGTCGCCCTGCTGGAACGCCTCGACGACCTCCCGGACGACCGCAGGACGCCGGCGACCCTCCTGGAGCAGTTCGTCGAGGGCCGGGAGTACAGCGTCGAGGCCCTGTCCGCGAACGGCCGGCACGCCGTCGTCGGCATCGCCCAGAAGGGCACCACCGCAGGCTTCGTCGAGGTCAGTCACCTGATGCCGCCGCCGTCGCTGGACGAGCGGCGGCAGCTCCTGGTCGAGAACGCCGTGGCCGAGCTCCTGGACGCTCTCGGCGTCACGGACGGTCCCAGCCACACCGAGGTCAAGCTCGACGGGGACAAGGTCGTCGTCATCGAGACCCACAACCGCCTCGGCGGCGACGGTATCGCCGACCTGGTGCGGCTCACCACCGGTCTCGACTGGCGCGCGGCGGCCCTCGGCTGGCCGCTGGGAACGGACCCGCCGCGGGTCGCGCCCACCGCGCCCGCCGCGGCCACCGTCTTCTTCACTGCGCCGCCCGGCCGGGTCACCGCGGTCGCGGACCCGCCCGCACCGACCCACGGCACGCTCGTGGACTGGGACCTCTCCGTACGGCCCGGCGACGAGGTGGGGGCGCTGCGGTCATCCGCGGACCGGCTCGGCTCGGCGACGCTCGTCGCGGAGTCCCGCTCCGACTGCCTCGCGGCGGTCGGCGAACTGACGGCCGTGCCGGTCGTCGTCACCCAGCGGGACGACTGA
- a CDS encoding EamA family transporter, with protein MSHVERPVAGSGPAASASPGNTSSTGPGAHPSGAGRLGAVGLVCASALSLQFGSAVAALLFPRAGALGMVALRLVFSAVLLFAVCRPRLRGHSRTDWAAVVGLGVALGTMNTLFYQAIERIPLGAAVTLELLGPLALSVVAGRRALSLLWAGLALTGVYLLGASGFSDLDVAGVGYALAAGGMWAAYIVYNARTGARFPGADGLAIAMVVAALLSAPLGVLSAGGALLDPVVLGLGAAVAVLSSGIPYTLELFALRRMPKSTFAVLMSLMPVAASAAGFLVLDQRMGWVQVLAVALVIAASAGAVRTSRHG; from the coding sequence ATGAGTCACGTCGAACGCCCGGTCGCCGGCTCCGGCCCGGCGGCCTCCGCGTCCCCGGGGAACACCTCCTCGACTGGTCCCGGCGCGCATCCGTCGGGAGCCGGCCGCCTCGGCGCGGTGGGGCTGGTCTGCGCGAGCGCGCTGTCGCTCCAGTTCGGCTCGGCGGTGGCGGCGCTGCTCTTCCCACGTGCGGGCGCGCTGGGGATGGTCGCGTTGCGGCTGGTGTTCTCGGCGGTGCTGCTGTTCGCCGTGTGCCGCCCGCGGCTGCGCGGGCACTCGCGTACGGACTGGGCGGCGGTCGTCGGCCTCGGCGTGGCACTGGGCACGATGAACACGCTGTTCTACCAGGCGATCGAGCGGATTCCGCTCGGAGCCGCGGTGACCCTGGAACTGCTGGGCCCGCTGGCGCTCTCCGTCGTCGCGGGCCGACGGGCGCTGAGCCTGCTGTGGGCGGGACTGGCGCTGACGGGCGTGTATCTGCTGGGCGCGAGCGGTTTCAGCGACCTCGACGTCGCCGGAGTCGGCTACGCACTCGCCGCGGGCGGCATGTGGGCGGCGTACATCGTCTACAACGCGCGCACCGGAGCGCGCTTCCCCGGCGCGGACGGACTGGCCATCGCGATGGTGGTGGCCGCTCTCCTCAGCGCGCCGCTCGGTGTCCTGAGCGCGGGCGGCGCGCTCCTCGACCCGGTCGTCCTCGGTCTGGGCGCGGCGGTCGCCGTCCTCTCCTCGGGCATCCCTTACACGCTGGAGCTGTTCGCCCTGCGGCGGATGCCGAAGTCCACCTTCGCCGTGCTGATGAGTCTGATGCCGGTGGCGGCCTCGGCGGCCGGATTCCTGGTGCTGGACCAGCGGATGGGCTGGGTGCAGGTGCTCGCAGTGGCGCTGGTGATCGCCGCCAGCGCCGGTGCCGTACGCACCTCCCGCCACGGGTAG